The Molothrus aeneus isolate 106 chromosome 11, BPBGC_Maene_1.0, whole genome shotgun sequence genome segment GTAAAAAGCCTCCACATCACACAGACATTGGGCACGAGGAAATTGTCTGGACTGACCCTAGCATAAACATTACCTTTCTGCCTGTATCTTCTGGGCATAAGCTACATATTACTATTTCCATCCCAAGACATGCAGACTTTGGTCTATTCTGTtacttgaaaatgaaaacataattgCTCCTGATGTAAAACAGGTTTCACTGTTCCAAGGGAGAATCTGCACAGGCCCCAGTtctaatttctggttttatttattgGTCTCTTGTGGTTAATGAGATAAAATGAATGGAAGGCAATAAGCAAGAACTAGCTAAAGCTTCTTTGCTTACAACAGGGCACAGCAAAAAGATAATGATCTTGATATTCCTGTTTCCAACTTGCCCTCTAGCCTTGTGCTCAGAatgtttttcctaaattttttaGTTGATCGGGCATGATCTTTGGAAGTTGTGACATGAGAGGATTCCATTAAGCTTAGACCATCCTCACTCAGCCAGTAACAACTTGAAATAGATAACTCTCTTTGACTATCTGCTTCTAGGACAGAAATCCACCTTAACTCTACACTTTTTAGGAAGTTTAATAACTAATTCCAGAGAATATTATTAATTCTGGTGCAtgaccttttttattttttaaattcctacTTTTTCCCCAGGCAATTTTAAAGATCCTGATCTCAGGAGGTGGCAAATCCCGAACAGGAGTGATGATTCCTATTCCCCAGTATCCCTTATACTCAGCAGCCATCTCTGAACTGGATGCTATCCAGGTGAATTACTATTTGGATGAAGAAAATTGCTGGGCTCTAAATGTGAACGAACTTCGCCGTGCCTTGAATGAAGCTAAGGCATATTGCAACCCAAAAGTCCTCTGCATCATCAACCCCGGAAATCCCACAGGTCTGTAGGAATTTTGTTTTATGAAGGGGTTTTAAgaccattttctttcctttttcattcaTTTGACATTGCAGGCAAATCCTAAGTACATATCAAATATGTTGAGCTGAATTCCAGAGATCAGTGCTCTAAGTAGGACAGACTTTACTTTTAGAAACATATTTCCAGTGTCCTGGAACTCCAGAAAGGAGGGAGCAGATTCACTTCACAGGATCCTATTtgaagctgctgcttccactGAAGTTTTCCAGACTTGTGGAATGACTTTCAGTCACTTTTGGTCTTTAGGAAAGATCTTGCTTCTGGCATGGCCTGTAGCCTCTTGGCTTCTGAAGAGCAATGACTGTAATAACTCAGAACTCAGTGGCAAGCCTCTCTCAGAATTTAGCTTTTTGAGTAGTTGAGGTTGATTGGTGAGAAGCCAGCTCCCTCCTAACCATCATGCATGGGAGCATTTACAATCATTAGCTATACACAGAGTACTCTCAGTAAGTCCTTGATTGAGTACTGTATCTCACACTGCCTTTGCTTGAGATGGACTAAGTTACCTTGTACCATACTTCTTCCAAAAGTGCTCCTTAATTTCATGTTTAGTGAACTGAATGCTAAAGTTCAATAGCACTTTTCTGAGGAAGAGGGATATCTTCTTGAAAAGTTGGTAATCTAAGTAGGTGTGGGTGAAAAGATTTGTATGTGTACACTCCACTaacttttttcttgctttaaaaatcaaCAGGACAGGTGCAAAACAGAAAGTGCATTGAAGATGTGATACACTTTGCATGGGAAGAAAAACTTTTTCTTCTGGCTGATGAGGTAATGAAATAATCTGTTCTCTCCAAAGCACAGCTAAGGGTACTCATATGAGGTACAATTTGTTCCATGTGTGGTAGTGGCATTTCTTAAGTACAGGGAACAGACTCTCTGTTATCATATTAAGACATGAAGAGACATGCAAGATTCTTAATATCAAAGGATCAATATAACAGGTGGCTTGACCTGGGTTTGAACTAGAGAGAAAGTGTAGGGGACACAAGGAAGAACTTTGCTGGAACAGACATAAAAACCTACATGGTGCTCAGACCACTTCAAATggaagaaacagaaggaaaatcaaTTCAAACATACAAGTAAAGGTTAAATCATCCAATGGAGCTCGCTGGTCTCCAAAGACCCAGCCTTTAAGTGTGGTGACATCAGATAAAAAGTCTCATTACAGTAACTAATACTCAACAAAGAACCTTGTGTCTTCTAACAGCTTTGAAGTTTTGAGTgtaaggactgtttcttcagttCAGATCTGCCTCTCTAAAAGGCCGTGTTTTATCCTTAGTTGGGGGAACAGAGCACATTAATGTCTTCTGACTGTTCAGGTTTACCAGGACAATGTGTACTCTGAAGGATGCCAGTTTCATTCTTTCAAAAAGATTCTGTATGAGATGGGACCCGAGTACTATAACAATGTTGAGCTGGCCTCTTTTCACTCCACCTCTAAGGGATACATGGGCGAGTAAGTCtgatttagtttttttttatttcatcttccTCATTAATCTGGTGGGACAGCGCTTTCATATTACTGACCTGAAGGTAATCCACCATAATTAATCCTCTATTAATTTTAACTAAAGActattaagaaaagaaaaacaagcacaGAGTAATGGATTAACTCAGTGGTTTTCAAAGTACCAAATATTTAGCGTATTTATTTCAGACACCTAATGCCTCAGTCCCACAAAGGTGAAATCCTACAGTCCCAATCTGGACCTGTGATAAAGGAAAATTGGCCTCCAACATTCAAGGGAACAGCTCAATAATCAAAAGGGAACAGCTGGGATATTACAcatgtttgggtttgtttttttgggggaggaggacatggaagaaaaagaatttcttgATTAAATGTATGCTGCTACAGCCATATGCTCTTGTTCTGAAGATTAAAGATCCATGTTAATTGTTAACTTGCCTACCAGGGAAGCTGCATGTCCACTCTTATCTCTGTATGGGATACTAGGACTTAATGACATGTCATGCAGCTCCATCTTAAACCATATCAGTGTGGCAGCTGTTTCAACAAGCTGTATCTTACCTATTGTGAGATTCTCATCAATTGTCTTTCCACTTCTGCAATCATTTGCATTGTTTTGTTGTATTTATAGACTTGAAGTTAACCAATCTCTTCTGTTCACTTTGTCACAGATGTGGCTACAGAGGAGGTTACATGGAGGTCATAAACTTGCACCCAGAAATCAAAGGACAGCTCGTTAAGCTGCTTTCTGTTCGCCTTTGCCCTCCAGTCTCAGGACAAGCAGCCATGGATATTGTGGTGAATCCTCCAGTACCTGGAGAAGAATCTTATGCACAGTTCATAAAGGTCAGCAATAACATGCTTGTTCTTTTGTGCATTTCACAAACCTATCCTAAGTACTGGGAACTCAAATTATGCACAGAAACCAAAGAGTCTTCTTTTGTTTCTCCTATCAAGTCAAATCAAAAGTTCAATTAAGATGCTCTCTAAAAAAAGCCAGGAGTGGATGCTGAGGAAGGAGACTGTAAAAAGAGAGCACACAGATAGAGACTTCTGCAGGTTATTGTCTGTCTGCAACAATGTAATTGTACCCTGCTAAAGCCTTTTTGCACTGTTTTTTTAAGAGCACAACTGGAATTTAGAACATTGTTTGCTCTAACAGCTCAGCAAAGCCCTACCAGTGTTTCACTTGAGAAGGGCCTTTTGAAAGATCATCATTTCTCCTGGTGTTTTATTGCTACTTGAAATGTGTCCAACTGAACACCTTCCTTTTAAACAGGAGAAGGAATCTGTTTTGAACAATCTTGCCAAAAAAGCCAAACTAACAGAAGACATGTTTAACAAGATCCCAGGGGTTCACTGCAACCCCCTTCAAGGAGCCATGTACGCTTTCCCTCGGATCTTTATTCCTTCCAAAGCCATTGAGGAAGCAAAGGTCAGTCAGCCATTCTCACCCCAATCCATTTCAACCTCCTCTCACCTGTGCCTGCCACTTCCAGTGATGAACTTTGATTCCAGAGATGGAGAACAAAAGCAGTATTTCATGGGCTGTATATGATCTTAAATATAACATGACCTTTAttagaagagaggaaaagagaacagATCATTTCATCCCAGTGCTAAGGCTCCCAGGCTGAGTGTCCCCAAGGATGTTGGTGTTTAAGTCACACAAGTAGCTGGCCCTGTGCAGTTCCAAATTAGCCTGCCCTTGCCTGGGTTAAGGGGACCAGCATGTGTGAGTGGCAGTGTGCTACTGACCCTGCAAGAGAAGCCCCATTCACCAGGAAGGGGAAAGAGGGCTGGAGCTTTCCTTACAAATTTCACCTTTTTGCCTTTGGGACAGTAACCTATGTTAATAAATGATAAGTCTCTGTTCCTAAGTAGAGCTCTGAAACCTAATTTGTAATACTCATTTCCATTAGCACAGCTGAGAACAAAAATAGGGCTGTTTTTCAGCTGCTTATTTGATTAGCTATCTAACCTGTACATATTTAAGAACCTCTCATAGTTATTAATCAGGGGACTTCCTTGGCAGCAGAttattctggggaaaaaaatagtaattgcCAACAGAACTGGAACACACAGTTCCCAAATTAATCTTATCAAATGTCAGTGCCTTAGATTTTTCCAAGTACAACTTTCAGACTTCTGACAAAAGTTACAAGCAAGTCAAGGGGAATAACAAAATTACCTAAACCCTTTCTTTTGAAGTGAGTTTTTGTGTAAGTTCTTCAGCCCTGTTCCTCCATGAAGTGCTGTTAGTTAATTTAGTGTGAACTGCCCCATTAGCATTTGTTCCTCATCTTCCTTAGTAAATTcaataagaaattaataatgTAACATTAGgtttcaggggggaaaaaaagcacttaCGAAATTCTATGTGTTAGGAATATTTAGACTTCAATAATTCTGAGGCATCCATTCCCTTAGGCTCACAAAATGGCACCTGATATGTTCTATTGCATGAAACTTCTGGAAGAGACTGGAATATGTGTTGTACCTGGAAGTGGATTTGGCCAGAGAGAAGGAACCTACCATTTCAGGTAcagtttctgtttgttttaaagcaaagtAGCAGTAGTAAGCAAAGTATCATCCCAgttctttctcttctgattAAATGCAAGGATTTTTATATCAGTTTATGTTGTCTCAGTTTCCACTGGACAGTTTCTGTGGACTGACAGCAAGGTCAAAGACCTGATCTGCTAGATGAGCTGTACAAGTTTTTATGGTGTTTTCACAGCTTGCTGgcattattttattctgtttttacaTACTGGCATTTGAAATGCCTTCTCCAGGAATACAAACAATACTAATAGTTTAGACTTTAATTTTAAAGCTGGCTCTGGAATTACAAAAATTTCCCTGCATTCTTTTTTGGGGAGGAGGGGGTTAAGCTGTTTCCATATGGGAGAAACTGCATGAAAAATGCAGTATCATCCCTATAAATCTGCTCCTTAAACACTCTGTATAACTTTACCAAAACAAGATGTTGAACTAAATATTCTAATACCAAAACTGTTGCTTTTGCTTCCAATAAACAGAACTTTGCTCCAGCCAAGCCACTGATAGCTAAAATTTGTCACGGAATTCAGTCTTCCTCACCCTCTGCTGTGTTGTTTCTGTGTGTGAAGCCACAAAGCAGAGGGTGCCTCTAGCCTTGGCAgttgtgcagcacagccagctgggtCAGATCTGGGtacacacagctccagggaaaaCCTAGAGTCCATTCCTGCACCAGTGTGGGAAAGCCATTGTGTTCTGGGGGCCTTGCAATCCCACACCCCATGGGATTTTCAGGGTGtgcagaagaagggaaaaagggacTAAAACCTGCAGAATGGGATGTTGCAAAGTTTTAATGCTTCTGCACTCAggtttaaattaaagaaaaaaatgtacatttacTTGTAACTGACATTTCTTAAAGCTCTAAAAACTGGGTATAATTTGGCATAAATGCCCAACAGTGGAAACTGAGTTGCTGTTATTTCTTACTGATAATCTTCTACACCActcaaaaaaaaataacagttcttgAATTCCTATATTCTAACCAATAGAAACAAATTGCACTAGTTTAAGAGTATAGTTCAATTAAagtataaatacaaaaaaagtgATAATAACATCAAAAATATGTTAAACTTAACATGTTACTTGCTGTGCCTTGAGATTGATCAAGATCTGTGCAAAGATCACAGTTTAGTTGGTTCTGAAGATAAtatgggttggtttttttatttctttaaatattatttttcagaatgaCCATTCTTCCTCCAGTAGAGAAGCTGAAGATCCTACTGGAGAAAGTGAAAGACTTCCACATAAAGTTTCTTGAAAAATATGCATGAAACTACTGTGGCTTTTCCCCCCTCATCCCTTCCCCTTCAAGGCAAATGCAGACAATGAACAATGATGTGCTGAGAATGTGCTGTTTATCTAATTTAACTGAATTCAAAGTAGATAGAACCAGACTCAGATACTGCTACAACTTATTGGACTATTAAAGTTATGTCTGGTGTAGAAGATATTGTTACaccaagtttttttttcaggggaaggggaagaatgTGAAGAAAACAGTGAGAAGAGTCAGTAAATGTTTTTGTGCCTTGATTGAAAGTTACATTTGTGAACTTTTGACTCAATAGGTTGGGGAAGGGAATTGCTCATTAAAATTACTACTGTCATGTGGGTTGttttacaaaacagaaatgcCAAGTTCAATTGTTTAGATAGGAAATTGTTTCCCATCTTAAAATTCTactaaacaaaaatcaaaactccTACATTTTAGGTATTGCTTGGTTtaatttttgttggttttgttgttaaGTGTTCTCCTAACCTGATCAAGCATGCAGGGACAGtgtgcttatttaaaaaaaatcttcagcagATGTGTGCAGATACCTTTGAAATTCTGCTGAAAAGAAatcctgccatcccagcacagctggaatggAATATACAGTTTTGATCAGAGGAGTGAATGTGGTGTCTGCTTGaacaatatttttatgaaaCTGAAACATAATAAGGAATACAATCTTCTTCTTCCTGTGCTATTCAACACATGATCCCAGCATAAGAGCACTGAATACTTCCTGCCATAACAATTCCACAAGTCTCCTGTTAGCCCACATCTTTTATACACATGGAACAGGGTAAGTTAGTGTCTCAAAGCAGATGTGAGTACAGTCAGTCCTTTCAAGTAGGGTAAAACACAACCCTTTCAGAACCGCTCTGTCTGTGGGGAGCATTTGTTTGGaaaccccacagcccctggagctggccaAAATCCAGCTGGAACTTGCACAGCCTGACACGTTGTTACCAGGAGAAATGCTGGGCTGATTTCTAATGAAGAGGAAggtatttaaaggaaaaagtctTACACCAagcataaagaaaatgaaagtacAGCTGACCCTTAAATCTTCCACAGTCCTACTGCTGTCTGAACGATCCTGAGTGCTTCTCAAAGCCCAGCTGAACAAGGTGGCTATCTGGGAGTACAGCTGAGTGACTCCACTAATCTCTGCCAGCTTCCCTGCAAAACAAAGGACAGCCTCTGTTTCTCTAGAGCTGGAAGCTGGACACCTTCTGCTAGCTCTGATAAAGGGCTAAAGAAGCAGAGCTTTCACTATTCAGATGTGAAGGCATTAGCATTTGTCAGGCTTAGGCTCAGCTGTTACAGAGTTTATTCATCAAGAATATCACATTCAATCCAGTCATTTATTTTAAGTTATTATTTAGAAGTAAACTCATTTTAATGTCTATTGGCACTTTGTGAGGCTGCTGTTGTAGCTGGTCCAACACCCTGTGCTGATCCAGCTTTCTAAAGCCAAGGGCTAGAGAAAGAGCACCCAGATAAAGCTGTGCCAGTTTCTCATGTGAGGAAGATGGGATGCTGCCAGTTACTGTCCttgccacagcagcccctgtcTCTGACCCAGCATTAGCCGTGGCTGAGCTTCCCACAGCTCCTTACTGAGGCCTGTGAGAAGAATTTATTCCTCTCAAATGGTCACAGGTTATAGATGAAAATGGCATGGCTGCTACACAAAGCTGCTGTGGAGGATTGGAGAAAAAATGACGTTTTTCTTCTCAGAGCAGTGCACTTCTGGGAGGAGAGCACACTGAGAGCACTTATGCTGCTACACCCATTGAAAAATACAAcctgccagcacccagcacttGGCATCCTAATATGCactaataaataaaacaaacccagagAGCAAAACCGTGGGAGGAGGTCACAACAATGATGTGAAAATAAGACAAACAGCACTTTCCTGCTCTAGGAATGTGTCCAAATCAGATCTGGCTTTGGACTCTTAATGCAGTGTAGATTGAAACTAAGATCTAACAATGGGAgttagaatattttttatatttttgtaactACAGCTTTTTCATGGGGTAGTATTTGTAATCTAATAAGTCAATAGATTTTATATTCGCCTTGCATTTGCACCTGatacttctggaaaaaaatgtaaaggtTTACAAGTTTATAATGATAATTTACAGGTGTGAAAGGCTTTTTGTTTTAAGTCAGGACAGTAATTCTTACACTTTTGAATCAAAATATAATGGCATAACTGAGTTTTTTCTAAACATTCTATTATGGtgccttttctgtttctgacaTTATAAGGGATAACAATTTATTCTTGATGCATCTCATATGGAAGGGTGGTGATTTCTATTGTCCATCCACAATATTTGTATGTATTGTGATAAGGTTAATGTGCATTTTTGTGGAACAATCCTGTAAACCTAAGACAAAAAGGCTTGTTTTCCATGtccttgaaatatttcattaataaCAGACAATTCTTCCTTTCAAATGCATGCTTCTAGGTTTGATCTTCCTCCAGGTGCTCCTTATAACAGTACTTCAGATGTATGAGACTTCCAAATAATAAagcacatgttaaaaaaatggTAATACTTCTCCATTTTCTATGTCACTGGCGCAACACCAGCTGGATTGCACTATGACACATTTAATCCCATATTCAAACCAATATTTACTAATATTTAATAGCCATGTACCAGATCATTAATTTCTGCATCACTCCAGTTTATGGACTTGACATTTTTCCAACTTATTACCACAAAACTATTCCCTACAAGAGCAGAACTGTAAATAGAGATGGTCTTAGGCAAGTTTATGCTCATAATTAATTCTGTAATGCAAGGGTTTGTAACCAGGAGTCAAGCAAGCCAGacttttttcttcacagagagAATCAGCCAGGCAGCTGAGGCTGATCAACTGTGTCCTGAAAGCTTTGGTGAGGTGTTGTcagttctctttttaaaaaacttcttACATGGCTTGTAGGAAATTAAACTTATAGAGCAGCACTATCTAGTCTTTTTGCGGTGACACCTCAGAATACTTTAGTGCTGTTTGTTTAGTAATTTCAAAGTAAACAAAATTTAGGGAAAGGGAAACTAGTCCTGCTTCTGTAAACATATATGCATATGCCAGAACTACCAAAAGCAGGatattcttttctttatgtCAGGATTTTGAGTGTTTTCTGGAACAGAAACACTTACCTGTTTGTCtggaagggtttttttggggggatgtggGAAGTGGAGCACATTGTTTGTTGTACAAACAAGAAAATTGTCTGATACAAAATACTTATATTATGAATTGTCAGTCAGATTTTTACAGCTCTTTCTGAGTGACACAGTCTGTCTCATCTGGCTTAGGAGATGTGCCAGATGAATATGATACAGGAAAAGCTACTCACTTCAGAGAGCTTGCAGCATCCATATACACAATGTCAAAACCATTAGTGTTTTAAAGCATTATCTAAATGCCTTTTTGCACCGTTCCTTGATCAAATTTGTACAAAACTCATGATACAATAATACCTCtagtattattttttaagtttagATACATGCAAGATAAGTTTCTTCATggaattctatttttaatgatatggatttcaatatttttatatattcaaTACTTGGTGTAGCCACACCTTTCTAATGTTCCCTGTTACTACGTTTTTGTTAAATCCTGTCTTCACCTGATCAGAATTTGCACAAGCTGTAACCATTTGCACTGGACAGAGCAGGTTATTACCTTGGTTAGCTTGAAGCCCCGCATGCTCTGCACACTGAACAGCAGTAATTTAGTGACATTTAGCTAAACCCAAAGCTGAGCTGTGGAACAGGGCCCTTCCTATGGAGCACAGAGCCTTCCCAGCGCCTGGGGGAGCCGAGCACcgcctggcccagccctgggcacagtcCCGGGGATGGAAATGCTCGCCTGCTCCATGCAGCTCCTGAGGGCCCGGGGCGGCTCCAAACAGGGACCAAAACAGCGCAATTCATCTGTGCGTGTGTGTGAGagagcctgcccagctcctgcagggcctaAGGATCATTAAATCGTGGAATCATGCAATGTTgaggggttggaatggaccttagaGGTCAACTTGTGCCAACGCCTCTGCCTGGGCACGGACAGCTCCCACACGGCTGCTCAAGGCtttatccagcctggccttgagcactgccagggttgTGGCACCCACAATCTCCCTGTGTTCCAGTGTCTACCACCCTCAGAGTAAACAATTCCTCTATTATCTAACCTCAGTTTCCCCCCTTTCAATTTGTACCCATTCCTCCTCGTCCTGTCACTTACAGGTGCCAAGGCCTGAGGCACCTCCGAGAGGGGCACTCCCgaccctctccctcccctcacGGCGTTCCCGCCCTTCTGACAGAGCCCGGGCACCGCGGGCTCCGCTCGTCCCCCGCCCCGGCGGATCCCGACCgcccctgcctgccccgggGTGTGTCCGGCCGGTCCCGCTGCGGGCACGGCTCGGGCCGGCTGTCGGCCATGGCCCCGGGGAAGGCCCCGTGCCGGCGGCGCAGCAGCGACTCGGGCGTGGAGCCGGACCGCGGGGCgctgccccaggacagggaccGCACCGCGCTCTCCCAGAAGAAGAGGGACCAGCGCATCGCGCTCTTCCTCAGCGACTTCGACCAGCAGGGTAGGGTCGGGGCTGCCCGGCTGGGGAGGGAACGGCGGCTCCGGGCCGGGAGAGCCCCGGGCCTGGAGAGCCCCCTCGGGCAGGGCCGCTTGCCCCGCGCCCCGGGTTGGCGGCTGATGGAGGCTCCAGGCGCTCCCACTCCCCACTCGGATTTCTCCGGATAAATCGCTGTTTTAACTTGCTTTTATAGCGCGGTCTTGCAGTGCTTATACTTGGAAACATGTAACAGGCGTGGCAATAAGACCgtgttttgttttaaagccAAGGAGCACATCCAGGAGATGAAGAAAGAGCTCGATTCGCTTTTGCAGACAGCGGAGAAGGCGTTTGCGGTGGAGCTGCTGACGATGCCGGCTGCCGTCAGgaagatgaaaaggaaagaggTGCTCGGTGAGAGTGCGTGGCCCTGTGCTCGGGGTGCGGGCAGCGGTgtgcccggggctgcgggagaaCACCTGGGAACTTGCTGCCTTTCATGGAAAGGTTTGCTTTGTCTGCCCTGTATTAAGCAGATCAGCAGTGCTGTTACCCAGCAGATGCTCGCTGAGCACTCCTGTTCAAGTAGACTGATCTGTCTATACGCAGGGTATAGAATTAGTTGGTGACTAGTCTGGAGAGTACTGTTAAGTGTGCACTTAGGTAATCTTATTTAATGTCTGAAGAGACAAGAAATAATTACAAACCTAGTGTTTTCTGAGTGTAAAACCAACCATTTTGTTCATCTGAATCTGCTCATCCTTAGCCACCGAGATTATTCTCTTTGTTAATTTGAACTCTCCTGAGCCATTCTAATCTAGTCATATACCTGTGATGATAAGCAAACAAGTTTAATTTTAACTCCCATTGATGCAGAGGTTTAAGATGTGTACACTCAGCATCAGATGTATATTCTAGTGAGAACTGATGTTTCTGGAATCTGCCTTGCAGCTGGAAATTGTAGGGGCCACACAGAGATCAAACCTGAACCTCTTGAAGAACTTGAGTTTACTGTAAGCCTGAGTATGTGTTTTGGTGTCCTT includes the following:
- the GPT2 gene encoding alanine aminotransferase 2; translation: MHRFVLVARQAAARLCGRGPGGCRGGRTDMALRCAASLAAGRQPRGPRREGTVRWSSAAKASAVKINEKASREKILTLESMNPQVKAVEYAVRGPIVLKAGEIEKELRKGIKKPFTEVIKANIGDAHAMGQRPITFLRQVVALCTYPNLLDSPSFPEDAKKRARRILQGCGGNSLGSYTASQGINCIREDVASYIERRDGGVPADPDNIYLTTGASDGISAILKILISGGGKSRTGVMIPIPQYPLYSAAISELDAIQVNYYLDEENCWALNVNELRRALNEAKAYCNPKVLCIINPGNPTGQVQNRKCIEDVIHFAWEEKLFLLADEVYQDNVYSEGCQFHSFKKILYEMGPEYYNNVELASFHSTSKGYMGECGYRGGYMEVINLHPEIKGQLVKLLSVRLCPPVSGQAAMDIVVNPPVPGEESYAQFIKEKESVLNNLAKKAKLTEDMFNKIPGVHCNPLQGAMYAFPRIFIPSKAIEEAKAHKMAPDMFYCMKLLEETGICVVPGSGFGQREGTYHFRMTILPPVEKLKILLEKVKDFHIKFLEKYA